The stretch of DNA CCAAACTAAAACATAATGCCATTTCTTGCAGCCCAATCCATTTGTGATTCGAGTTTTCCGCCGCATTTAGGACACCCTTTTGGTTTGCATTCATTGCATATTTTGAATTTCTCCCCACATTTCTTGCATGTTACCGATACGCTTTGTTCGGTAAATGGAAAGCATGTCGAGCCGCATTTGTCACAGCTTCCGTGATATAGATTCAGCATAAAAATTTCCTCCGCTAGCTTGGTCTCTGCTCGCCAACAATGAATAGCCCCTCTGGAATTTCGTCAATTCGCTCTCTTGTCTTGCATATGCGATCCTGATTGGCGTCATCCGCAATATTTACAGGGGCATCAAAATAGTTCTTTGAATATTGATCAAATAATTCTAGCCATTCACTATCCGCTTCGTTAATGTTGTCAATTAGTAGCACACATCCGTTGATTTGCCCCGCAAGAATGCGATTAATAGCGCTGTACATGAACGTTGCCAAAGTGCTGGACGGCATATACGA from Methylococcus geothermalis encodes:
- a CDS encoding AAA family ATPase — translated: MSFQKMKLSLVNAYDRNVQVVRMKQLISDGHVIIGDHSPGKLRIPVLSGLTGIGKTACVTEFATEKDFELIKLDCSYMPSSTLATFMYSAINRILAGQINGCVLLIDNINEADSEWLELFDQYSKNYFDAPVNIADDANQDRICKTRERIDEIPEGLFIVGEQRPS